A genomic window from bacterium includes:
- a CDS encoding YggS family pyridoxal phosphate-dependent enzyme, with protein MVNSKVSIKERVQKILKEVPENVILLAATKGRTVEEIDEAIEGGIKFIGENYVQEAEKKFIKIGKKVKWHMIGHLQTNKVKKAFEIFDMIETVDSLKLIREIDKEAKKKKVIYPVLIEINSGRELQKSGVLPEKVEELIYEISKFENVRVEGLMTMGPFVENPEDIRPYFKLTKDLFEKLKNLNLPNVEMKYLSMGMTDTWKIAIEEGANIIRIGTGIFGPRRGG; from the coding sequence ATGGTTAATTCAAAAGTAAGCATAAAAGAAAGAGTACAGAAAATTTTAAAAGAAGTTCCTGAAAATGTAATCCTTCTTGCAGCAACAAAAGGAAGAACAGTTGAAGAGATAGATGAAGCAATTGAAGGAGGTATTAAATTCATTGGAGAAAATTATGTTCAGGAAGCAGAAAAAAAATTTATAAAAATCGGAAAAAAAGTAAAATGGCATATGATAGGACATCTTCAGACAAATAAGGTTAAAAAAGCATTTGAAATTTTTGATATGATTGAAACAGTTGATTCCTTAAAACTTATAAGAGAAATAGATAAAGAAGCAAAGAAAAAGAAAGTAATTTATCCAGTTTTGATTGAGATAAATAGTGGCAGGGAATTACAAAAGTCAGGTGTTTTGCCTGAGAAGGTGGAAGAATTAATTTATGAAATATCAAAATTTGAAAATGTGAGGGTAGAGGGATTAATGACCATGGGACCTTTTGTTGAAAATCCAGAAGATATAAGACCTTATTTTAAATTGACAAAGGATTTATTTGAAAAATTGAAAAACTTAAATCTGCCAAATGTAGAAATGAAATATCTTTCAATGGGAATGACAGATACGTGGAAAATAGCAATAGAGGAGGGAGCAAATATAATTAGAATAGGAACAGGGATTTTTGGACCAAGGAGAGGTGGCTGA